In one Alnus glutinosa chromosome 14, dhAlnGlut1.1, whole genome shotgun sequence genomic region, the following are encoded:
- the LOC133856469 gene encoding uncharacterized protein LOC133856469 has product MKSLLFVVVSVLLVSAWIPVSRCSKKPVMGARKEDIPYIKCQVCEKLAAQLYHQVQKKQAEISPKKISEYQIIEMAENVCNLKKAEADWILRIDIVEQRDKLELVEQDSEGQCNSECKTIERACQEVMGYSDTDVAEFLYKSKPDIDSLVSFLCNDLTKACSTKPPPVPKDRTPGELFEPKSAKEAEMEKIMKSMEGMPGAPGMKMYSRDDLMNMKNFGNEGDDDEDDDDDEAQFPSKLGEVLRKKESTKGDWRQKFTEGITNVRDSLKKHAYKVSNRVRQWWRRKKAAGSKNLKASKSDL; this is encoded by the exons ATGAAGTCTCTGCTTTTCGTCGTAGTGTCTGTGCTGCTCGTCTCAGCATGGATACCAGTCTCTCGTTGTTCCAAGAAACCCGTGATGGGAGCCAGAAAGGAAGATATTCCGTACATCAAATGCCAGGTCTGTGAGAAGCTCGCAGCTCAGCTGTACCACCAGGTTCAGAAGAAGCAAGCTGAGATCTCTCCcaagaag ATCTCAGAGTATCAAATAATTGAGATGGCGGAGAATGTTTGTAATCTGAAGAAAGCTGAAGCGGATTGGATTTTACGGATAGATATTGTGGAACAACGGGATAAGTTAGAG CTGGTGGAACAAGACTCTGAAGGACAATGCAATTCAGAGTGTAAGACAATTGAGCGGGCTTGCCAAGAA GTCATGGGGTATTCTGATACTGATGTTGCTGAATTTCTATATAAATCCAAGCCTGATATTGATTCACTGGTTAGCTTTCTATGTAACGACCTTACTAAAGCATGCAGTACCAAGCCACCTCCAGTTCCCAAG GATAGGACCCCTGGAGAACTTTTTGAGCCCAAATCAGCTAAAGAGGCTGAAATGGAAAAGATAATGAAATCTATGGAG GGTATGCCAGGAGCACCCGGCATGAAAATGTACTCCAGAGACGATTTGATGAACATGAAAAATTTCGGCAATGAAGGTGATGACGATGAAGACGATGACGATGACGAGGCACAATTCCCCTCCAAATTG GGAGAAGTTCtgaggaagaaagaaagtacGAAGGGCGATTGGAGACAGAAGTTCACCGAAGGGATCACAAATGTGAGGGACTCGCTAAAGAAACACGCATACAAAGTCTCCAACCGGGTAAGGCAGTGgtggagaagaaagaaagcagcAGGTTCAAAGAATTTGAAGGCCAGCAAGTCAGATCTTTAG